A window of Rhabdothermincola salaria contains these coding sequences:
- a CDS encoding HpcH/HpaI aldolase/citrate lyase family protein: MRNPKDFFRPLAVGAPEPLREIPVKPSRMIHFFPPHLEKVVAKLPEIAPTVDVLLANLEDAIPADAKEAARAGLVEVGRTVELGRTQFWTRVNSLDSPWCLDDLTAAVLEVGDKLDVVMIPKVEGPEDIHYVDRLLAQLEARAGLDRPILVHAILETARGVANVEEICAASPRMQGLSLGPADLAANRRMKTTRVGGGHPGYLVRQDPVDGDIEGDRRIYQQDLWHYTIARMVDACAANGILPYYGPFGDIADVVACEDQFRNAFLLGCVGAWSLHPVQIGIAKKVFSPDPADVAHAKRVIDAMGDGTGALMLDGKMEDDASVKQCKVMVELAEALAADDPELAAAYGF; the protein is encoded by the coding sequence ATGCGGAACCCCAAGGACTTCTTCCGTCCCCTCGCCGTGGGCGCACCCGAGCCGCTGCGGGAGATCCCGGTCAAGCCGTCACGGATGATCCACTTCTTCCCCCCGCACCTCGAGAAGGTGGTGGCCAAGCTCCCCGAGATCGCCCCCACCGTCGACGTGTTGCTGGCCAACCTCGAAGACGCCATCCCCGCCGACGCCAAGGAGGCGGCCCGGGCCGGGCTGGTGGAGGTCGGTCGGACGGTCGAGCTCGGCCGCACCCAGTTCTGGACCCGCGTCAACTCCCTCGACTCGCCCTGGTGCCTCGACGACCTCACCGCAGCGGTGCTCGAGGTGGGCGACAAGCTCGACGTGGTCATGATCCCCAAGGTCGAGGGGCCCGAGGACATCCACTACGTGGATCGTCTGCTGGCCCAGCTCGAGGCCCGAGCCGGGCTCGATCGGCCGATCCTGGTGCACGCCATCCTGGAGACGGCGCGCGGGGTGGCCAACGTCGAGGAGATCTGCGCCGCCAGCCCCCGCATGCAGGGCCTGTCGCTCGGGCCCGCGGACCTCGCCGCCAACCGCCGCATGAAGACCACCCGGGTCGGCGGCGGCCACCCTGGCTACCTGGTGCGCCAGGACCCGGTCGACGGCGACATCGAAGGCGACCGCAGGATCTACCAGCAGGACCTCTGGCACTACACGATCGCCCGCATGGTCGACGCCTGTGCCGCCAACGGGATCCTGCCCTACTACGGCCCGTTCGGCGACATCGCCGACGTCGTGGCCTGCGAGGACCAGTTCCGCAACGCGTTCCTGCTCGGGTGCGTGGGGGCGTGGAGCCTGCACCCGGTGCAGATCGGCATCGCCAAGAAGGTCTTCTCGCCCGACCCCGCCGACGTCGCCCACGCCAAGCGGGTGATCGACGCCATGGGCGACGGCACGGGTGCCCTCATGCTCGACGGCAAGATGGAGGACGACGCCTCCGTCAAGCAGTGCAAGGTGATGGTCGAGTTGGCCGAAGCGCTCGCCGCCGACGATCCCGAGCTGGCCGCGGCGTACGGGTTCTGA
- the eutC gene encoding ethanolamine ammonia-lyase subunit EutC, with the protein MSGELEPAEGSDVPGAFEVLDGVEVPGVTPARVLLGRAGTSYRTSTHLRLRADHAAARDALHERIALDDEVMAPLVERVGLFEVRSGASSPAEHLARPDLGRRLADGEAEHLRAECPTGVDVQVVVGDGLSARAVHAQVPVLLPGLLDGAAARGWSVGRPFFVRHCRVGLLNDIGAALDPEVVVLLVGERPGLAIAESLSAYLAFRPRPGHTDADRNLVSNIHADGVAPDEAARRVLDLAAELLLRQRSGYQVKELGGA; encoded by the coding sequence GTGAGCGGCGAGCTCGAGCCGGCGGAGGGATCCGACGTCCCCGGGGCCTTCGAGGTGCTCGACGGGGTCGAGGTCCCCGGCGTCACGCCCGCCCGGGTGCTGCTCGGCCGGGCCGGCACCTCCTACCGCACCTCGACCCACCTCCGCCTCCGCGCCGACCACGCCGCCGCTCGCGACGCGCTCCACGAGCGGATCGCCCTCGACGACGAGGTGATGGCGCCGCTGGTCGAGCGCGTCGGCCTGTTCGAGGTGCGCTCGGGTGCCTCGTCGCCGGCGGAGCACCTCGCCCGCCCCGATCTCGGCCGCCGCCTGGCCGACGGCGAGGCCGAGCACCTCCGGGCCGAGTGCCCCACCGGCGTCGACGTGCAGGTCGTGGTCGGTGACGGCCTCTCCGCCCGAGCGGTGCACGCCCAGGTGCCGGTCCTGCTCCCGGGGCTCCTCGACGGCGCCGCGGCCCGGGGCTGGAGCGTGGGGCGGCCGTTCTTCGTCCGCCACTGCCGGGTGGGCCTGCTCAACGACATCGGTGCGGCCCTGGATCCCGAGGTCGTCGTGCTGCTCGTCGGCGAGCGGCCCGGTCTGGCCATCGCCGAGAGCCTGTCGGCCTACCTCGCCTTCCGGCCCCGCCCCGGCCACACCGATGCGGACCGCAACCTCGTGTCCAACATCCACGCCGACGGCGTGGCGCCCGACGAGGCGGCCCGCCGGGTGCTCGACCTGGCGGCCGAGCTGCTCCTGCGCCAGCGCAGCGGCTACCAGGTGAAGGAGCTGGGCGGGGCCTGA
- a CDS encoding class II fumarate hydratase, which produces MSDETRLPETGDSPGDDLPDRPTHRVEHDSMGEVLVPAGALYRAQTQRAVENFPISGQPIDRALIRALALVKGAAGPVNASLRDVPAVDRRMGEAIAAAADEVAEGRWDDEFPVDVFQTGSGTSSNMNANEVIATLASQHLGGAAEVHPNDHVNASQSSNDVFPSAVHLAASEAIAFELIPALTQLEASLRRRARRFRTVVKSGRTHLMDATPVTLGQEFGGYATQVEQCVARLHDVLPRLGELPLGGTAVGTGINAPRRFAPKVIETLRERTGLPLSEASDHFASQGARDALVEASGQLRVAAVALTKIANDVRWMASGPRTGLAEIRLPDLQPGSSIMPGKVNPVLPEAVTQVAAQVIGNDAAVAFGGSQGNFELNVYMPMMARNVLESIRLLANVSRLFAERCIDGIEADEERCRDYAESSPSLGTSLNPFIGYEAAAELVKVSVSTGRSIRELALETGLMTEEELDRALDVLSMTKGGVQR; this is translated from the coding sequence ATGAGCGACGAGACCCGCCTGCCCGAAACCGGCGATTCGCCGGGCGACGACCTGCCCGACCGCCCGACCCACCGGGTCGAGCACGACTCGATGGGCGAGGTCCTGGTGCCCGCCGGTGCGCTCTACCGGGCCCAGACCCAGCGGGCCGTCGAGAACTTCCCCATCTCGGGCCAGCCCATCGATCGGGCGCTGATCCGGGCCCTGGCCCTGGTCAAGGGCGCAGCCGGACCGGTGAACGCCTCGCTGCGCGACGTGCCGGCGGTCGACCGCCGCATGGGCGAGGCCATCGCCGCGGCCGCCGATGAGGTGGCCGAGGGTCGCTGGGACGACGAGTTCCCGGTCGACGTCTTCCAGACAGGGTCGGGCACGTCGTCGAACATGAACGCCAACGAGGTCATCGCCACCCTCGCCTCACAGCACCTGGGCGGCGCCGCCGAGGTTCACCCCAACGACCACGTGAACGCCTCGCAGAGCTCCAACGACGTGTTCCCCAGCGCCGTGCACCTGGCCGCGTCGGAGGCCATCGCCTTCGAGCTGATCCCCGCCCTCACCCAGCTCGAGGCCTCGCTGCGTCGGCGGGCCCGTCGCTTCCGAACCGTGGTGAAGTCCGGCCGCACCCACCTCATGGACGCCACCCCGGTCACCCTGGGCCAGGAGTTCGGGGGGTACGCCACCCAGGTGGAGCAGTGCGTGGCCCGCCTCCACGACGTGCTGCCCCGCCTGGGGGAGCTCCCCCTCGGCGGCACCGCCGTCGGAACGGGGATCAACGCGCCGCGTCGCTTCGCCCCCAAGGTCATCGAGACGTTGCGGGAGCGCACCGGCCTGCCGCTCTCGGAGGCCTCCGACCACTTCGCCTCGCAGGGCGCCCGTGACGCGCTGGTCGAGGCCTCCGGCCAGCTGCGGGTGGCGGCGGTGGCCCTCACCAAGATCGCCAACGACGTGCGCTGGATGGCGTCGGGGCCCCGCACGGGTCTGGCCGAGATCCGCCTGCCCGACCTCCAACCCGGCTCGTCGATCATGCCGGGCAAGGTCAACCCGGTGCTGCCCGAGGCGGTCACCCAGGTCGCCGCCCAGGTGATCGGAAACGACGCCGCCGTGGCCTTCGGCGGTTCTCAGGGCAACTTCGAGCTGAACGTGTACATGCCGATGATGGCCCGCAACGTGCTGGAGTCGATCCGCCTGCTGGCCAACGTGAGCCGACTCTTCGCCGAACGCTGCATCGACGGCATCGAGGCCGACGAGGAGCGCTGCCGGGACTACGCCGAGTCCTCGCCGTCGCTCGGCACCTCGTTGAACCCCTTCATCGGCTACGAGGCAGCCGCCGAGCTGGTGAAGGTGTCGGTGAGCACCGGCCGCTCGATCCGTGAGCTGGCCCTCGAGACCGGCCTCATGACCGAGGAGGAGCTCGACCGTGCCCTCGACGTGCTGTCCATGACCAAGGGCGGCGTGCAGCGCTGA
- a CDS encoding DUF1206 domain-containing protein, with protein MPSVTDTVRHGSPGRGDWKETLGRVGLVGKGVVFAVIGVLAIQLALGDASGDTTKNGAIEWVGAQPLGKFLLVALTIALFALAAWRLLDALTGDPVEGSEPKDRAKFAVLGLLYLSLATAALSATIANWNDAGQTSQGGGTETRQQATAVVLDWPAGRWIVALIGLAIIGFAAYQVKKYVIDMQFLERVDVGEESWIASAGRWGYLARAIVLAMVGVFFIQAGLTYDASEAEGLSAALQSLSGEGWGQFVLWVVALGLLAFGVFTVAEAKHRKAA; from the coding sequence ATGCCGAGCGTCACCGACACCGTCCGTCATGGCTCACCCGGCCGTGGTGACTGGAAGGAGACGCTCGGCCGCGTCGGCCTGGTCGGCAAGGGGGTGGTCTTCGCCGTCATCGGCGTCCTGGCCATCCAGCTAGCCCTCGGGGATGCATCGGGTGACACCACCAAGAACGGCGCCATCGAGTGGGTCGGCGCCCAGCCCCTCGGCAAGTTCCTGCTGGTGGCCCTCACCATCGCCCTCTTCGCGCTGGCCGCCTGGCGGCTGCTCGATGCGCTGACCGGCGACCCGGTGGAGGGATCCGAGCCCAAGGACCGCGCCAAGTTCGCCGTCCTCGGCCTGCTCTACCTGTCGCTGGCCACCGCCGCCCTCTCCGCCACCATCGCCAACTGGAACGACGCCGGTCAGACGTCGCAGGGCGGCGGCACCGAGACCCGCCAGCAGGCCACCGCCGTGGTGCTCGACTGGCCGGCCGGGCGGTGGATCGTGGCCCTCATCGGGCTCGCCATCATCGGCTTCGCCGCCTACCAGGTGAAGAAGTACGTCATCGACATGCAGTTCCTCGAGCGCGTCGACGTCGGCGAGGAGAGTTGGATCGCCTCCGCCGGCCGCTGGGGCTATCTGGCCCGGGCCATCGTCCTGGCCATGGTCGGCGTCTTCTTCATCCAGGCCGGCCTCACCTACGACGCCAGCGAGGCCGAGGGCCTCTCTGCGGCCCTGCAGAGTCTGTCCGGCGAGGGCTGGGGCCAGTTCGTGCTGTGGGTGGTGGCCCTCGGCCTGCTGGCGTTCGGCGTCTTCACCGTCGCCGAGGCCAAGCACCGCAAGGCGGCCTGA
- a CDS encoding MaoC family dehydratase produces the protein MTVIDRPFGRHFEDFEVGDVYRHWPGKTITEADDHLFCMITMNHHPTHTNNWYAENESPVGKPLVVGNLVYSLVLGMSVPDVSGAAIANLEVETLKHAKPTFHGDTIYAVTKVLAKKETSDGERGIVTVETKGINQRSEEVCFFRRKIIVWKRAFAPARGLPYGDDVFADE, from the coding sequence GTGACCGTGATCGATCGTCCCTTCGGCCGTCACTTCGAGGACTTCGAGGTCGGCGACGTGTACCGCCACTGGCCCGGCAAGACCATCACCGAGGCCGACGACCACCTCTTCTGCATGATCACCATGAACCACCACCCCACGCACACCAACAACTGGTATGCGGAGAACGAGTCCCCGGTGGGCAAGCCGCTGGTGGTCGGCAACCTCGTGTACTCGCTGGTGTTGGGCATGAGCGTGCCCGACGTGAGCGGAGCCGCCATCGCCAACCTCGAGGTCGAGACGCTCAAGCACGCCAAGCCCACGTTCCACGGCGACACCATCTACGCCGTCACCAAGGTGCTGGCCAAGAAGGAGACCTCCGACGGCGAGCGCGGGATCGTCACCGTCGAGACCAAGGGCATCAACCAGCGCTCCGAAGAGGTCTGCTTCTTCCGGCGCAAGATCATCGTCTGGAAGCGGGCGTTCGCCCCCGCGCGCGGCCTGCCCTACGGCGACGACGTCTTCGCCGACGAGTAG
- the eutB gene encoding ethanolamine ammonia-lyase subunit EutB: MTYRSTLRGETFTFSDLRELLGRAGAPKAGDALAGVGARSERERVAAQWALADVAVAEIVGTPLVEDDVTALVLDRLDRDQQATIAGLTVGELRERILGPGFADEWAAGLHRGITPEVGAAVAKLMGTRDLIQGAAPLRVVTRCRNTMGGPGVFGVRVQPNHPSDDLGGVLLSAADGLLFGCGDAVIGVNPAGDSVEVVAGLERALAALLERTGAPTQTCVLAHVTTQLAALDRGAPVDLLFQSIGGTTATNDSYGVSLSVLAEGRDAVVAHHRERGGFLGEQVMYFETGQGSSLSAGADHGVDQLTCEARAYGVARAFDPFLVNSVVGFIGPEYLADGRQIIRAGLEDHFVGKLLGLPMGCDVCYTNHVEADQDTTDQLLVLLATAGCNYVMGVPGSDDVMLNYQSTSYHDAAGVRELLDLRPAPEFEAWLESVGVMRAGRLTEATADGPGSMALLAAAVREIGA, from the coding sequence ATGACCTACCGCTCCACGCTTCGGGGCGAGACGTTCACCTTCAGTGACCTGCGAGAGCTCCTCGGGCGGGCCGGTGCCCCGAAGGCCGGCGACGCCCTGGCCGGGGTGGGAGCCCGCTCGGAGCGCGAACGGGTCGCCGCCCAGTGGGCGCTGGCCGACGTGGCGGTGGCCGAGATCGTGGGCACCCCGCTCGTCGAGGACGACGTCACCGCGCTGGTCCTCGACCGCCTCGATCGCGACCAGCAGGCCACGATCGCCGGGCTCACCGTCGGCGAGCTGCGCGAGCGCATCCTGGGGCCGGGCTTCGCCGACGAGTGGGCGGCCGGTCTGCACCGAGGCATCACGCCCGAGGTGGGCGCCGCGGTGGCCAAGCTCATGGGGACCCGCGACCTCATCCAGGGGGCGGCGCCGCTCCGGGTCGTCACCCGCTGCCGCAACACCATGGGTGGGCCGGGCGTGTTCGGCGTGCGGGTGCAGCCCAACCACCCCAGCGACGACCTGGGTGGCGTGCTCCTCTCCGCCGCCGACGGCCTGCTGTTCGGCTGCGGCGACGCCGTCATCGGGGTGAACCCGGCCGGCGACTCGGTGGAGGTCGTGGCCGGTCTCGAGCGGGCCCTCGCCGCCCTGCTCGAGCGGACGGGCGCCCCCACCCAGACGTGCGTGCTGGCCCACGTCACCACCCAGCTCGCCGCCCTCGACCGAGGGGCCCCGGTCGACCTGCTGTTCCAGAGCATCGGCGGCACCACGGCCACCAACGACAGCTACGGCGTGTCGCTGTCGGTGCTGGCCGAGGGGCGCGACGCCGTCGTGGCCCACCACCGCGAACGTGGTGGCTTCCTCGGCGAGCAGGTCATGTACTTCGAGACCGGGCAGGGGAGCTCGCTGTCGGCGGGCGCCGACCACGGTGTCGACCAGCTCACCTGCGAGGCCCGCGCCTACGGCGTGGCCCGCGCCTTCGACCCGTTCCTCGTGAACTCGGTGGTGGGCTTCATCGGCCCGGAGTACCTCGCCGACGGTCGCCAGATCATCCGAGCCGGGCTCGAGGACCACTTCGTCGGCAAGCTCCTGGGCCTGCCCATGGGCTGCGACGTCTGCTACACGAACCACGTCGAGGCCGACCAGGACACCACCGACCAGCTGCTGGTCCTGCTGGCCACCGCGGGCTGCAACTACGTGATGGGCGTGCCGGGCTCCGACGACGTGATGCTCAACTACCAGTCGACCAGCTACCACGACGCGGCCGGAGTGCGCGAGCTGCTCGACCTCCGGCCCGCGCCCGAGTTCGAGGCGTGGTTGGAGTCGGTGGGCGTGATGCGGGCGGGTCGCCTCACCGAGGCCACGGCCGACGGGCCGGGGTCGATGGCCCTGCTGGCGGCCGCCGTGCGGGAGATCGGCGCGTGA
- a CDS encoding A/G-specific adenine glycosylase produces MSGSRSQAEASHEVLGWWEATRRDLPWRRTRDPWAVLVSEVMLQQTQVDRVVPRWRRFLDRFPDVESCVAAGSGAVVEEWAGLGYNRRAVALHGCAAAVLDDHDGTFPDDLPALLALPGVGPYTARAVLAFAFERDVAVVDTNVGRILARTAGTALTARQAQAAADELVPEGEGWQWNQALLDLGATVCTKRSPACERCPVASTCRWWQAGRPDPDPALGSHAVSRPQSRFEGSFRQGRARLLDALRAGQRPDPSQWRALCDGRADTEADVGPADGSAASHEWTDDSATRAAESLVRDRLATFTADGRLTLPS; encoded by the coding sequence ATGAGCGGGAGTCGGTCGCAGGCCGAGGCGAGCCACGAGGTCCTCGGCTGGTGGGAGGCCACCCGCCGCGACCTCCCATGGCGTCGCACCCGGGACCCCTGGGCCGTGCTGGTCAGCGAGGTGATGCTGCAACAGACCCAGGTCGATCGGGTGGTGCCCCGTTGGCGCCGCTTCCTGGACCGCTTCCCCGACGTCGAGAGCTGCGTCGCCGCCGGGTCGGGCGCGGTCGTCGAGGAATGGGCCGGGCTCGGCTACAACCGCCGGGCGGTGGCCCTCCACGGGTGTGCCGCCGCCGTGCTCGACGACCACGACGGCACCTTCCCCGACGACCTCCCCGCCCTCCTGGCTCTCCCGGGGGTCGGGCCCTACACGGCTCGGGCAGTGTTGGCCTTCGCCTTCGAGCGCGACGTCGCCGTGGTGGACACCAACGTGGGTCGCATCCTGGCCCGCACGGCCGGGACGGCGCTCACCGCCCGCCAGGCCCAGGCGGCCGCCGACGAGCTGGTGCCCGAAGGGGAGGGCTGGCAGTGGAACCAGGCCCTCCTCGACCTCGGCGCCACCGTGTGCACCAAGCGGTCGCCGGCCTGCGAACGCTGCCCGGTCGCGTCGACCTGCCGGTGGTGGCAGGCCGGCCGTCCCGACCCCGACCCCGCGCTCGGCTCCCATGCGGTCAGCCGGCCCCAGAGCCGCTTCGAGGGGTCGTTCCGCCAGGGTCGGGCCCGCCTGCTCGACGCCCTGCGGGCCGGTCAGCGGCCCGACCCGTCGCAGTGGCGGGCCCTCTGCGACGGTCGAGCCGACACCGAGGCCGATGTCGGCCCCGCCGACGGCTCCGCTGCGTCCCACGAGTGGACCGACGACTCGGCGACCCGCGCCGCCGAGTCGTTGGTGCGAGATCGCCTGGCGACCTTCACCGCCGACGGGCGTCTCACCCTGCCGTCGTAG
- a CDS encoding UGSC family (seleno)protein, with product MTVLDPTGELRPTPRERAPRVASLEGRRVGLLDITKARGDVFLDRVEEHLARRGAVVSRYRKPTFTKPAPVDLRQEIAMQCEVVIEALADUGSCTSCSVHDIVDLESRGVVGVFVASTEFVDAAATQSSARGADPAAVFVAHPIQDRTDDEIRALADDAVDAIVAALTTES from the coding sequence CTGACCGTGCTCGACCCCACCGGCGAGCTCCGGCCCACCCCGCGGGAGCGGGCCCCGCGGGTCGCCTCCCTCGAGGGTCGCCGAGTGGGCCTGCTCGACATCACCAAGGCACGCGGCGACGTCTTCCTCGATCGGGTCGAGGAGCACCTGGCCCGCCGGGGGGCGGTGGTGAGCCGCTACCGCAAGCCCACCTTCACCAAGCCGGCGCCCGTCGACCTGCGCCAGGAGATCGCCATGCAGTGCGAGGTGGTCATCGAGGCGCTCGCCGACTGAGGGAGCTGCACGTCGTGCAGTGTGCACGACATCGTGGATCTCGAGAGCCGGGGCGTGGTGGGCGTGTTCGTCGCCTCCACCGAGTTCGTCGACGCCGCCGCCACCCAGTCGTCGGCCCGGGGGGCCGACCCGGCTGCGGTCTTCGTCGCCCATCCCATCCAGGACCGCACCGACGACGAGATCCGGGCCCTGGCCGACGACGCCGTCGACGCCATCGTGGCCGCCCTCACCACCGAGTCCTGA
- a CDS encoding HpcH/HpaI aldolase/citrate lyase family protein: MSDDLRPRRSVLYMPGANERALEKAKTIPADALILDLEDAVAPDAKPDARDRVCAAVQSGAYGSKELAIRVNGIGTQWHEADIAAAAAAGPDAVLVPKVNSADEVRTLVAALEAAGAPERTALWAMLETPVAVLHAAEIVGAHDRLAVVVMGTNDLVKELRAQHVPGREPLRHGLQACLLAARMADKVILDGVYNDIADAEGFAAECAQGRQFGFDGKTLIHPSQVEPCNEAFAPTAAEIESAGEIIAAFEEATAAGRGVVTVNGRMIENLHVDEARRVLAQAEAIAARQPG, encoded by the coding sequence ATGTCCGACGACCTCCGTCCCCGCCGGTCCGTGCTCTACATGCCCGGAGCCAACGAGCGCGCCCTCGAGAAGGCCAAGACCATCCCCGCCGACGCCCTGATCCTCGACCTCGAGGACGCGGTGGCACCCGACGCCAAGCCCGACGCCCGCGATCGGGTGTGCGCCGCCGTGCAGTCGGGGGCGTACGGCTCCAAGGAGCTCGCCATCCGGGTCAACGGCATCGGGACGCAGTGGCACGAGGCCGACATCGCCGCCGCGGCAGCCGCCGGGCCCGACGCCGTGCTGGTGCCCAAGGTGAACTCCGCCGACGAGGTGCGCACGCTGGTGGCGGCGCTGGAGGCCGCCGGGGCCCCGGAGCGCACCGCGCTGTGGGCCATGCTCGAGACCCCGGTCGCGGTGCTGCACGCCGCCGAGATCGTCGGGGCCCACGACCGCCTCGCCGTGGTGGTCATGGGCACCAACGACCTGGTCAAGGAGCTCCGGGCCCAGCACGTGCCCGGGCGAGAGCCGCTGCGCCACGGGCTGCAGGCCTGCCTCCTCGCGGCCCGCATGGCGGACAAGGTGATCCTCGACGGCGTCTACAACGACATCGCCGACGCCGAGGGCTTCGCCGCCGAGTGCGCGCAGGGGCGCCAGTTCGGGTTCGACGGCAAGACGCTCATCCACCCCAGCCAGGTGGAGCCCTGCAACGAGGCGTTCGCCCCCACGGCCGCCGAGATCGAGTCGGCTGGCGAGATCATCGCCGCCTTCGAGGAAGCCACCGCCGCCGGTCGTGGCGTGGTCACGGTGAACGGCCGCATGATCGAGAACCTGCACGTCGACGAGGCCCGCCGGGTCCTCGCCCAGGCCGAGGCCATCGCTGCTCGCCAGCCGGGCTGA
- a CDS encoding dienelactone hydrolase family protein, translating to MGELVSFPTNGHETDGYLAVPVGGSGPGVVVIQEWWGLVPHIRDVCDRFAAAGFVALAPDLYHGESTTEPDEAGKLMMALNLDQAVKDMSGAVDHLRSLDAVTSDQVGVVGFCMGGGLALALACARPDAIGAAVPYYGVIPWPNLQPDWSRIDCAILGHFAEQDAMFGPDQVRQLEERLREHGKAAELIIHPGVDHAFFNDTRPEVHDPEMSAQTWEQTTVFLRENLA from the coding sequence ATGGGTGAACTCGTCTCCTTCCCGACCAACGGCCACGAGACGGACGGCTACCTGGCGGTGCCGGTCGGTGGCTCCGGCCCCGGTGTGGTGGTGATCCAGGAGTGGTGGGGCCTGGTCCCGCACATCCGCGACGTGTGCGACCGCTTCGCCGCGGCCGGCTTCGTCGCCCTGGCGCCGGACCTCTACCACGGCGAGAGCACCACCGAGCCCGACGAGGCCGGCAAGCTCATGATGGCGCTCAACCTCGACCAGGCGGTCAAGGACATGAGCGGCGCCGTCGACCACCTCCGCAGCCTCGACGCCGTCACCTCCGACCAGGTCGGGGTCGTCGGCTTCTGCATGGGGGGAGGCCTGGCCCTCGCGCTCGCCTGCGCCCGCCCCGACGCCATCGGGGCGGCCGTCCCCTACTACGGCGTCATCCCCTGGCCCAACCTGCAGCCCGACTGGTCACGCATCGACTGCGCCATCCTCGGCCACTTCGCCGAGCAGGACGCCATGTTCGGCCCCGACCAGGTCCGCCAGCTCGAGGAACGCCTCCGCGAGCACGGCAAGGCCGCCGAGCTCATCATCCATCCCGGCGTCGACCACGCCTTCTTCAACGACACCCGACCCGAGGTTCACGACCCCGAGATGTCGGCGCAGACGTGGGAGCAGACCACCGTGTTCCTGCGCGAGAACCTGGCGTAG
- a CDS encoding acyl-CoA dehydrogenase family protein — protein MTVIDPDLTAAAAVTETAHGIVETCTRHLAAAGDPDAHQVVTYDLAHAAAAVETGRAMLTYGAKGDLEARIACAFVADAVAELAPKLFGREAQWGIEPGALDGTRDFVAAYRAPEFLAALADTAGPRHLDSDFEMVQDTFRRFATEKIAPVAEHIHRENADIPEDLIEGLAEMGGFGLSVPVEYDGFSEGGESEYIGMVVATEELSKASLGAGGSLITRPEILTRALLAGGTEAQKAHWLPKLASAEVMAAVAVTEPDYGSDVAGVKCTATPTEGGWLLNGVKTWCTFGARADVLMLLARTNPDKSLTHKGLSMFVVPKPRGEGHGFAFAQEAGADGGAPGGGKMEGRAIDTIGYRGMHSYEIALEDWFVAADNQVGGDDGLGKGFYYQMAGFENGRLQTAARAVGVMQAAYEDAHQYALDRVVFGQPIAEYQLTRAKLGRMVVLIQAGRQFGYEVARLMAEGRGQLEASMVKAYVCKAAEWVTREAMQIHGGFGYAEEYPVSRYFVDARVLSIFEGADETLCLKVIARRMMDNAKS, from the coding sequence ATGACCGTGATCGACCCGGACCTCACCGCCGCCGCAGCCGTCACCGAGACCGCCCACGGCATCGTCGAGACCTGCACCCGCCACCTGGCCGCGGCCGGCGACCCGGACGCCCACCAGGTCGTCACCTACGACCTGGCCCACGCCGCCGCTGCCGTCGAGACGGGCCGGGCCATGCTCACCTACGGGGCCAAGGGCGACCTCGAGGCCCGCATCGCCTGCGCGTTCGTGGCCGACGCGGTCGCCGAGCTGGCGCCCAAGCTCTTCGGTCGCGAGGCGCAGTGGGGCATCGAACCGGGAGCGCTCGACGGCACCCGTGACTTCGTGGCGGCCTATCGGGCCCCGGAGTTCCTGGCCGCGCTGGCCGACACCGCCGGACCCCGCCACCTCGACAGCGACTTCGAGATGGTGCAGGACACGTTCCGGCGCTTCGCCACCGAGAAGATCGCCCCTGTCGCCGAGCACATCCATCGCGAGAACGCCGACATCCCCGAGGACCTCATCGAGGGCCTGGCCGAGATGGGTGGCTTCGGGTTGTCCGTACCGGTCGAGTACGACGGCTTCTCCGAGGGTGGCGAGAGCGAGTACATCGGCATGGTCGTGGCCACCGAGGAGCTGTCCAAGGCGTCGCTCGGGGCCGGCGGGTCGCTCATCACCCGCCCCGAGATCCTCACCCGGGCCCTGCTGGCCGGCGGCACCGAGGCCCAGAAGGCCCACTGGCTGCCCAAGCTGGCCTCCGCCGAGGTCATGGCCGCCGTCGCCGTCACCGAGCCCGACTACGGCTCCGACGTCGCCGGCGTGAAGTGCACCGCCACCCCCACCGAGGGAGGCTGGCTGCTCAACGGGGTGAAGACCTGGTGCACGTTCGGCGCCCGCGCCGACGTGCTCATGCTGCTGGCCCGCACCAACCCCGACAAGTCCCTCACCCACAAGGGTCTGTCGATGTTCGTGGTGCCCAAGCCGCGCGGCGAGGGCCACGGCTTCGCGTTCGCCCAGGAGGCCGGCGCCGACGGCGGGGCCCCCGGCGGCGGGAAGATGGAGGGTCGGGCCATCGACACCATCGGCTACCGGGGCATGCACTCCTACGAGATCGCCCTCGAGGACTGGTTCGTGGCGGCCGACAACCAGGTCGGCGGCGACGACGGCCTGGGCAAGGGCTTCTACTACCAGATGGCCGGCTTCGAGAACGGCCGGCTGCAGACCGCCGCCCGTGCCGTCGGGGTCATGCAGGCCGCCTACGAGGACGCCCACCAGTACGCCCTCGACCGCGTCGTCTTCGGCCAGCCCATCGCCGAGTACCAGCTCACGCGGGCCAAGCTCGGTCGCATGGTGGTGCTCATCCAGGCCGGTCGCCAGTTCGGCTACGAGGTGGCCAGGCTCATGGCCGAGGGCCGCGGCCAGCTCGAAGCGTCGATGGTGAAGGCGTACGTCTGCAAGGCCGCCGAGTGGGTCACCCGTGAGGCCATGCAGATCCACGGTGGCTTCGGCTATGCCGAGGAGTACCCGGTGAGCCGGTACTTCGTCGACGCCCGCGTGCTGTCCATCTTCGAAGGGGCCGACGAGACCCTGTGCCTCAAGGTGATCGCCCGTCGCATGATGGACAACGCCAAGAGCTGA